The DNA segment ACAGCACAATCATCAAGACAATAATTGATGTTATGTCAAACATAGATGCTCCAAAAGGGTTATTATTCCAACACATGCAATTTTTTACCTTTGATAATTCTGCTTtgagtgaaaaaaacaaaaggaagcatAACATGGCAGAAACATGGTATAAATGAAATAATCAAATTGCAGGCTTAAGAGAACGACCAAACATTCTTCATCATAACTGCATTTTGAACTTTCTGATATATGATGTGACACATGTTCTTTCACAATGGCGATCAAGTGATCTTGCTTTGAAACACCCAATAGGGTCCGATTCACCAAATTTAGCACCTAAAATAAAGCCGCCATATTCTCTCATTTGTAACTTTAATTCAACATAAAGATTTGGAACAAATGAGCTTCCTTTGCTAAACGGTGAGCTCCAGCTGCTTAGGTTTTTCTATTCTCCAATCACAAAGTCAACTGACGGTGACATGGAACGTCCTACTGACACCGGCGCACTTTCTTGCAGCAATGTGCAGCATTTCCTGAAAGTTATGACTGCCCTGAAACACACGCCAAAATGACCTATTCTCCTCTGGAATGCCCTTCCAAACCAATCAGACCACTCGCCTCCTGTTCCTCCTTATTCtcgtggagtgcttggcttgcatCGATCACTGCAAGACCAGCTGGCCCTCATGCGCCAGGCCTACTCCCTTCTTGGCGCTTGATACTGAGTGACCAAATAATGTGATTCTAATACTAGTAATACTACTAAGTGCACATCAAAAGAGTGCACAGGTTGGAGGGTCGCCTTGACTGCTGTGCACGTCAGGTGTTCAGTATCTCCTACGACTGACGTGGGAACCTGACTGAGAGCTCAGTGGAAACTGTTCAACCAATGTGCACCAATGGCTTGTATTCCACGACTCTCGAGCCAAAAATATAGAACAAGGTACCCCCCAGCCCCACAAACAGCTGAAGAGACCCCTGTGCAGCCATCTATTACTCCTGTTATTCCCTCTCATTTTCAAAACCTATTGTCATTCCTGTGGAAAGAACTATATTGCTTACGAAACAAGTTCAATAAAAAAGATTTCTGCTTTCAGGGTGATGCCCATTTCATTGCACGATTTAGATCCCTGTGATTCAGACAATTACATGAAAACCATTTTGATTCCACTCTGACTGTATACACAATGCACTGAGATCACTGCACATGCAATCTTCAAGACTATGAGCACGAAGCAATGGAGTCATAGAAAGCTCGCCGGTGCGGTATTGAAGGTTTCTTCCTCTGGAACCATGTATGCATTGGCTTTTCAATAGTGGCCTGCAAAATAATGAAGAACAAACGAGAGtcactacaaaaagaaaaaatcccGCCAGCAGCGGTGCCAGTCTGCTTTCGTATAAATGACAATGCACAAAGCAGCAGTGAGAATTCACAAAAACCACATCTGTCTGCACATTCTGTCATTTTATTACTTCTGCAGATACCAAATGTGAAAGGATCTgaacaagaaaaagaagtgcACCTGGCATTGTGCAGCAAAATATGAGAACGAGCTTTGAAACTGATGTTTTCTATCATGCTAAAATGCAATGTCAACTGTGGTATTTTTAGCACAGCTGGTCAGGATAGTTCTTTTGGCAAAGACAGATGGATTCTCATGCACCTAAATTCACACATGCAAATAAATAAAGGTAAGTTTCTGCACAAGTTCGCAGCACTCGGTTGCATTCGAAGGTTCTTCCTCAGGCATACACTCTGTCTTCGTAACACTGGTTCCCATGCCTGCAAATTGAAACAAAGCACAATAGCCAAAGCAGGAGACTCCAAAGGAACAACACTGTTTATATGCTGTGTGTATTGAGCATGTATATTGCTTGAAAGGCACCACATTCTGTTTATGGCCTAATGAGTGAGCAATAACCGATACTACTACTGGGTATGTGAATTTACAGCCTTTCAACCGTTAGGCATCCAGAAAGTAAGGGCGGGAAGCAGCTTGAAAGGTTCATTCTTGGCAGATTCTATTCCCTGGCATACGTTGGCCTAGAAAGTCAAGTAGAGCAgacagaaaaaggaaagaaaaaacccAACTGCAACTGGTGGAAGTGCCTATATGTTCTGTACATTTAACAATCATAATTGCCATCTAGGTGTTGATTTCAAGAGCAGATTAGTTAACTTCAAACCATGAGTAATGATGGTTATCTGTGGAGCAGCAGTGCTTATAAAGAGATATGCATTGGGTACAATGGAATGATTTTTTTACTGGAGGAGGGACACATTTTATCATAGTGTGAAAAGGATCGCAGGTGAAAGGGAGGACTTCTATGCCTGAAAACCTGTTAAAATGCCGCTACCAAGCTTTATAAACCTCCAGAGTGGACATAGAATTGCGTGGCACATAACATAGCATTGCCTTTTCATGCCTGTCATAGTAAAGCTGCCCGACTGTATTGAAAACCGCAGCAAACTCACTCCATGATTAGGTGTGTGATTAATATCCCATGAAAATGCCTTCATGAGAGAATAAATGAACGTAGTCTGTTTTGCCAGCACCCGAGAAGATCATTGGGCCAAAATTCTCCCAGGACACGTAACTGATTAAGTATGGGAATAAATTGCTGTTCTTAGccttgtatttttgcaacacctGTGTATTGCAGGATCAGCAGATTATCTCGGCTGAAAAAAAGAACTCGCAATAAATACTACCTAGCACAGCCAAAAGTACAAGCAATGAACTGAGCTCAAATCCAACCAAAGACCGTAAACGTAAACTCCGAAGTGGTCCGCAGCATTATATAGGCACTGCCAAATCTAGACCTGTCATTGTCACGAATTACCCAGAAGGGTTCTGCTGTGCCTAACTGAGCACAGAGTCCGAAATTCAGAGCATAACAATGCACAGTGAGAGGATATAAGCCTGAGGATATTATCTGCGCAGTTTGGAAGCAGTTGTCCATGCAGGTTTTTCCTCTATGATCTAGCAGACTGTCTCCGGCAAACCTCTTTGATTTGCCTGCAAGATAACACACAGAAAAGCAGAATGTGCACAAGAAAAAGTGTCAGTTACACAAACCAGGGTTTAAAAAGCAGCCACTTGTGCATGGTTAAGGAAGAGAATATTTAGCGTGATCAATAGGCACCATAGGCCCTTAATGTCTCAGCAGCAGCCATCAAAATCCAAGAATACATTTAATCTTGCGATAAACCCACGTCAGCAGAAAGACTACTCCCATACACACGAGGCCCGTGGTGTGATGCATCTAGGGAACGCTGATGTGATTTTAGATGCAGACAACTGGCTAAGGTAAAACTCAGATCCACCACATCAAGGAAGTGCCACAACCCAGCAGAGTCAAACCTAAATTGCACATCATACATGTTGCAGCTGTTGCCTATTTTATCAGCACAACATGCACTATGCATTTCAAAGCAAAGCTATCCTTGTGGATGTCATCTCCGAGGCAAATTTGGAAAGACAGTCGATAATATGCAGTCATAACATAATATGCAGCTCGTACCCCAGCAGCAAAGTGCCGTTGCCTGCACATGTTATGTACAAAAGTGCTCCCATAACTAAGCCtacaagctgaaagaaaattttcattGCATTCCTACTGAAAaagaaactggaggggacactttagCCCGACATTAAAGCTAGGAGGCAACAGGGTTACTGAGTCAGTATgtggaattggtcgttctctactttacgtTAAGCACAGTAAGGCAAATGGGATTCAAGTGCTCTACCAGTTCAATTTTCACTTTTCTGGTGTTCATTGGAGGCAGCTGTTCGGATAGCTATAAaaggttaatgctcatatatgaggaattgctcattctcaagtttacattcatagatccctagaaGTCCTCATACTACTAGTGCAGTGGCAGAGCTGTTAAGCGAGGCACCACTGCCTTactatggcaggtgctaccatcagTGCGACTTGTTTTGCTTGGGCCTCTCCCCACACAACCTCTTGCGAACCTGTCACTGTCAGCAGGTTGCTAGGTgtatgtgcacacacacacacacacacacacacacacacacacacacacacacacacacacaaactgggCAGGTTCCCCACAACCCAGCGGGCAGGTGGCACCAACCATTGAGCAGTCTGGCACAAAGCAGGGTTCAGGCAAGTATACAGACAAACACGCAATGGCTAAATGCTGGGAATGACCATTATAGGTGCTAGCTTATAACAGACATCAACATTGTTTAATATGGCAGGTAGCCCTGCATTTTGAACTAGACCATTTAGTGCAATCAAAGGGTAGCACACATTTTTCATTCCTGGCTTGTGGGTTTAAGACACGGAAAAAGAGGTTCTAGAGTTGTATGTCATGCGAGCATGCACAGGGGGACGACCTccatataaaaaaaatgtttagtgCTATACAGTAACTAGTGGCTTTTTGTACCAGTTTTTGACGCAAGCTGCTGGCTACAGTAATCAAGATATGGCTCACCAGCTTCCACAAGTCACTATAGTGCACCGTGAACTGTTTTCAGGCATGCCGATGCAGAAATCATAAAGGACTACACTTTCCAAGGCAACTCGAGAAATAACTTTCTTTTGTTATGCAATTAAGGACACAGAAGATCATGTACATATCAGAAGAACTGCAAACGGTGCAATCTCTACGAACCTGCCATCTTTTACTAAAACATGCTACAAGAGAAATAAAGTGTGGAAAGCTCAGTGGAGACCGAGTCAGTGATATTGTCATGGCTGAAGACACACACACAATAAATTTAGATAGGTTAATGTCAGTCCCACCCTTTCAGCCTGTAAAGTGTTTACTTGGAACACAGATGCACATGTTAAAATAGCCGGCTTAAAAGATAATTCCGGCAAGTTTCAGCTAAGGAAATTAGTCTCCAATTGCAGCTATACATTTTTCCAGCTTTAGAGGTTAACGCGTGAACAAGGCCGAATCTGTCCTGACTGGGCGGTGGTGCAAAGACGAACCACATTTTTACTGGCACGCAATGCAATAGTGATATTCCCCAAGTCACTCACAATTCCCCATTCTCTGTGGACACATGAATTTCTTCCTCCGAAGCGTTGCCTTCTTCGCACAGACTAATAACACACAAAAAGGAATACGTAAAGCACCACACAGTGCAACTGGAACCGGTGATGCAAGGATTTTCTGCTAATGTCGATCAAGCTTGTGTCATCATAGTTTATGAGCATGGTTAGCATGGGCCTGTTTAAATAAACAAACACTTTGAAGACCTCATGGAGAACCTAGATTAACTATATCTTGTGAAGCAGAAAGTTTTATCTGTGCATAAGGTATTGTTGATTGGAAACTGTGAGCTTCAAAGAATAACATTGCTAAACATTGCGAGGACTGCACAATgagcaaaaaatagaaaaatggtGTCATCTTTTTTAATTTACCGAGAAGGTTATGATAGTTTGTTAGTGATGTATGCAAGGGGTTGTCTATGTAAAAGAGCGGCTGCTGGGAGtacaaaaagttaaaaaattGTCTCCAAAGCAACAAGCAAAACAGCAGTATGGCCAAATGATTGATGGGAATCCTGAAACATGAAGTATATTGTAACAAGGAAGTAATCAGTCATTGGCATCGACACCAGCACAggcatatggctacaaaggaaagctgtacagcttttacAGACGCTTCATAGTTAAGCTTGGTTTATGGtgatttaacgtccgaaagcgactcaggctatgagggatgccgtagtgaaaggcttcagaaatttcgatcacctggggttctttagcgtgcactgacaaagcacagtacacgggcctctagaatttcgcttccatcaaaattcgatcgacacagccaggatcgaaccgtctttcggttcagcagccgagcactgtaaccacagagccaccgcggtgccCACTCGTAGTTAAGGAAAAATTTGTTGGTCGAGCAACCGCTCTGGAGAAGTGgcggtcccaggttcgaaccctggcccagggcgaatttttctttaaccgcAAGGTTTCTGCAGAGGCTGTATAGGTTTCCTTTGCAGCTGAACGCTCCACTTGGGTAGATGCCAAGGAGTAACTGCCCCTTTATTACTACAAGATGGCGTTGCACTATAAACCAATGCCATCAGACAGAACAGCCTTGTTGCGAGGAACAGCACCGAGTGCTGACGAGAGCAATAGGAATTTTGTCCTAGATACAAGGCACAATGATGTCTGTGCATTTCGACGTATAAtagtaaaaaaaagaacaccttTTTGAAGAAGCAGGCTAACCAAAGAAGTGAACTTTTTTGAATTGTAACTGACAATATGCCAAGTAAGGAAGTTTTACAAAGAGCCAGAACACATTGAACATTTTGTAATGGAAATCACAGTAAATGCTATTGTGCACTAGGCAGTTTCACACAACTGACCTAGATTAGAATCTTTACAATACACTACAAGATTACAATATTTTTCACCTGCAGTATGTAGAGTATCTCATTTTTCAATAGCCATAGACCATGGCAGCTTATTATCATGAACACCTTGCATGAATAGATTAGCCTTTTTCAAGGGGCACTAACACATCAAATATAGCTGAATCAAAGTGAAATGATCTTGAACAGCTGATATTCTGGCAACCAAACAGATTTAAAATGGAGTGGACCTAATATTCCACAAGCATTATGCAATCTATATCCAGCAGATGCAATGCTCTGACAAAGATGCAGATGTTGattttttttgttagtttttgttcCAGACAACACAAAACTCTATAAACCTGGCAACTAAAACAAGACGTATCAATTTTATGCTGGACACCTACATGTCCCCACTTGTTGCTGCTACTAACACTGCTTGAGTAAACACAGATTTTCACAGATTTTCCTGTGTGTCAGCTATAGGGGCAGTGATATTAATGAGCAAATTTATAATAAACTTGTACACAAAACTGCAGCCAGCTAAACATATTGATGAAAGGCATCATGGACCACTGCTATTCTTTGTGCATTGCATCCTTGTGGTGCTTCAAATTTTCCCTCCTACAGTGTCTTTTGGCTCAAGTCACATTGGAAGGGCTTTTCACCGTTATGGGATTTTACATGCCTCAAGGCCTGAACTAtctggaaaggaaatggggcacaGATGGCACTGAAATGGCTTAGCACCCATGTGGGTACGGATAACACCAGGCTGTTTTTCAGTGCAAAGCTGCTACCACAATGGTTGCAATGATAAGGATGTTGACCAGTGTGAGTGCGCAGATGTGCTTCCAGGTTGCCCTTTTGTGTAAAGCTGCTACAACACTGGTCACAATGAAAAGGACTTTCACCGGTATGCACTGAGATGCTTCACTAGATCGGCCTTTTGTTTAAATCCCCTGTTGCAGTGGGTACATTCATGCAGGTTCTTTCCTGCCGGTTTGCCCTGGTGGTTACCCATGCCAGGAGGAGCAGATTCCATGCAATGGCTGAGATGGGAAGAATCTTGGCCAGGAGATGCACTGTGTCTGGTTTGCATGACCACAGACCTGCATAAAGGTAGAATACTTTCAGTAAAATAAAACAACCAACACTCCACTGTTCACTTGGAGCTATGGCTAGATGAATGTGGAGGACACACTCATCAAAAGCTGTGGGTGTTACCAAAAGTTTTAATCAGTAGATAAGCCTTAAGGAGAATTCAGATCAGTAGCAAGAAGTCTCTACAGTGAATTCTGCATGCAGTTGAAGAGAAAATTTAGGCTGCTATAAATATCATCATTGCCAACAACATAGGTCAGCCATTGTAATGCATGCAAAGTCACTGCCTTTCACCCTTGCAATTGCATTACTGACGTCATGTCACTGCCTCAAGTCCATCCAAGTGAGCTTAATAACTAAACGAGTGGCAGTTAACTATGTTTAGcatgttttttttgctttattttctcaGATAGAACTATGTttagcatgttttcttgctttatTTTCTGAGAGAGCACAAGAGGAAAAAAAGGCTAAAGGCTAAAAGTCTGACGAGGCCTTGACGCCTATACAAGTTATCGCATCAATGAAGAGAACTCATATGGGTGGCAGTTCGATCAGTAGTTCACATATCACACAAAATATTTTAAAGGCAACTATCACAGTCATTCACCACGATTCACTGAACTGCACCTTCTGTGCCCTTCACACTATTTATTGAAAGACAACCTTCAGAAAAGCAGGAATGGAGAAAAACTGCAGATTCTAACCTGCTGAGTTCTGCCCAGGAAGTTCGCCATGTTTGCAGTCCCTGGAGCTCAAGCCTGCACATGAAAGCCAGATCATATCCACTGAGACAAGTCTACACAAGCCACAGCTCATTTCATGTTACGTGCATGAAACGGTGGGTATACAACAATTTCTCATCTAACAGCTGTGGCAGGCCATGTCAATTCAGGACAAGATTAAAAAAAGTGAATTCCAAATCAAACATTCCAGACTTCTTGTTCTACTTGCAGAGAACCACACTTACGCTCACAAAAAACTGATGATTGGCTACAAATTAAGACATTAGATTCAAGTCAATGGCCACTTTACTGACCTGTTCACGAGCACAATTACTGGCATCATGGGTAAGAGCATAAGTCTACCTGTGCAGGCTCATCAACTCATGCGAGTAAGTTATGCATAATGACACAACACATTCCTACAGCGCTTCTTTTCTTTACTGAACTTATACTATTTCCACTGCACATGGAAAAAACTTTCAGACAATTGCTACTGGTAGAAAAGCCGATTACAGCTGCCCAGGAATGTTGCCAATTTTCCTTAACATGTTTCCCCCTGCAGTGTCTCCAAAAGTGATATTAACCAAGTAAGAAGCACCACATCTGAGAATCGACACTACTGTGTCTCAAGTGCAGTTATagcataccatatttactcacgtAAGACCTCCGCCCATAATTCTGGGATGAGAAATTGGGGAGATGAAAAGAAACTGTCATGACCAAGTTTCTCAATGTGCTACTTTATGGTAATCAGTAAATCAGTGCGCTGCCTGGAGGGGTTTGACAGGCTTTTTCAAAACCACGGATGGCACAGAGAAGACCAATCCCTGGCAACATGCTGATGAGGGGAGCTCAACGGACAGCAACGAgagtggaagttgatgatgaCAATAAATTCAAaaggtgcaagggcagctttagccaaagagcaccatagcaTGAGGCACTTTCGTCTATAtaaggtggggtgaaagacctATTTCCAAGCATTACATCCAGTATAAGCCAGGGGGAAAGCGCCTGTACAGTATGGAACACTGTTAAAGGaaacatgcggtcgcgtgaagttgacttcccgcaaggcgctgctgcggaaacccggaaagaatgccaagctgattatggtccggagtttttttcggcattccgtCCCCATGCATGGATTTCATTTTTCACACCCATAACGCATCTATTacttcttctcgctgctgaattggctttttccattctgtggtcgcgtttcgtgcgaaataagcaacatatTCTCCGGGCTAGATAATCCAcgtgtgagtgacttggttcacATGCCACTCAATGCGTACAGTACATGTACATACAAAAAATTCCGGACCATtatcagctcggcattctttccggctttctgCAGCACCGCCTAgtggaaagtcaacttcacgcgaatgcctgttccctttaacagtgtattATACTGTACATTATCACTGGTGGGTGCTCAGTGGCACTGGGATTTGAACCCGCACACCCTGCAGAGGATCCAGCTCATATGACAAGGCCTTGACTGCAGAGAGAGTGAATGTGGAAAATATAGTGAATAAAACTGCAATTTGTCACCTCCTAGCTGCTGCATTATTCTCAGTACAATCGCAGCAGCAACACATTACTTTTACAGGCATTTTAAAATTCATGAAGACTTGACTTTTGTCAGAGCCCCAGTCGGGCAAAACTAAAAAAGAACACTGCAGGCAAGTGAGTCTTGCAAAACTGGAGCTGCCTTGTGCCACAGTGTGTAACATCAATAAAGTAAAGGGTTACACAGAAACAGTTAGCAAGCAATTCTTTACAAACAGCTTCGCAGAGTAAGTAAAAAATTCCAACAAGAAGTTGATTGAATGTCCATCCCAATGGGCAATAAAACAGCTTTGGACGCCTTGCAGACATTTAGGACATCCAAAGGATGTCCATGGGACAGCCAGCAGAGTATCAATGCCCAGTGGGATACCACCTCCATGAATTGAAATTCGTACATAATGAAATACAGAGGCGCAGAAGAGCATTCACTATCGCGAGAAAACAAAAAACTGTCACAGTGCATTCCATACAGATATATTGCCGCCTATTAAAAACGGCTCAAAACAAAATGCAAGATGTCAGAGTGTGGACTGAATGCAAAAAGGAATGAATACTGTTCTGACAGTCAGTAATGCTATGCGCCTCAAGAAAGAAGGTCAGTCGTTTATGAGCAACCAAGAGCAATAACAGAGTACTCTTTAGCAATGGAAAGAGAATTCCCAGGCCAGTAAACAGCAGCAAATAACATACCATGTAGAATTCACCACACAATGCCTAGAGCACAAAACTGGCAGAGCTACTCTCTTCACAAAGCCCCaaccagcagaaaaagcaacagTGCAAGGTGATGGAGTCGCACTGAATAACGTAGGCAACAATTTGCCCATTCAAGGCTGTACAGCTCAAGAATAAAGATAAAAATTGATGCACCAAACACTGATGCACCAAAAATGCCATTATTTCAGCGCATTCAATTTTCACCCTTGATATTTGATCTTCcaatgaaaaacagaaaataataTAGTATAACTGAAAGAATCAATCCGTATACTACTGAGACACGTGTGATCTCCAGCTGCCTATTTTTTATCTATTCTACACGTAACAAAGTCAATTGACAATCGACTCTGACACCAGCACACTTTCTTCCAACAGTATGCGACATCTTTTGACAGTTATAACTGCCCTGAAACACATCCCAATTTCACCCATTGTCACCTCTAATTCCCCAtggctagaggcccgtgtactgtgcgatgtctgtgcacgttaaagaaccccaggtggttgaaatttccgcagcccttcactacggcgtcccctcataacctgagttgcttttggacgttaaaaccTGTAAATCCCAACCAAACCATTAAACCTCTTCGCCTCCCCTCTCGACCTTTTTCTTCATGGAGTGCCTGATATGCCTTGGATAGCTGGAAGACCACCTGACATTTGTGCACCAGGCCGACTTCATTTCTGGCGCTTGATTTTTAGTGTTCAAATAATGTGTTTCTAATACTGCTACTAAGTGCACATCACAAGAATACACAGGTCGGAAGCTCTGCTTGACGGCTGTGCATGTCAGGTCTTCTGTATGTACCACAACTGAAATAGGAACCTGAgagctcaatgaaaactgttctCCCAAAGCACAACGATTTCTGCTCCAAGACTCTTGagccaaaaggaaaaaaagaacttcGTGCCCCCTTATCATCAGCAACCCCTGAAGCCACAACTATGCAGTGATCCATTATTCCCTCTCTTTTCCAAAACCTGTTGTCATTCCTGTGGACTTATATTTACGAAACAAGTTCAATAAACAAATTTTCTGCTTTGAGGACAGTGCCCTTCTCCTTATCATTCAGATCAAGCAACTACATCAAAACAATTTCTATCCAACTTTGTACGTAGACACAATGCACTGGGATGACTGCACATGCAATTTTCTAGGTTGTGAGCATGAAGCAATAGAGCCAGGTGTGGTATTCAAGGTTTTTTCTGTGGAAGCTTGTATGCATTGTCTTTTCAATAATGGCCTggaaaataatgaagaaaaagaGTCACTACAAAAGAAATCCCACGAGCAGCGGTGCCAGTCTGCTTTCGTATAAATGACAATGCACAAAGCATAAGTGAGAATTCCCAAAAACCACATCTGACTGCACACTCCGTCATTTTATTACTTCTGCAGGGTCAAATTATGAGAACGAGCTTTTGAAACTGACGTTCTCTAACAGCTAAAATGCGATGTCAATTGTGATACTTTTAGCCACAGCTGTCTTCAATAGTTCTCCTGACAGAGCCAGATGGATTCTTATGCACCTAACTTTGCACAGGCAAATAAATGAAGGTAAGCTCCTGCACAATTTTGGTGCAGTAAGTTGCTTTCAAAGGTTCTTCAGACATGTA comes from the Amblyomma americanum isolate KBUSLIRL-KWMA chromosome 1, ASM5285725v1, whole genome shotgun sequence genome and includes:
- the LOC144112994 gene encoding uncharacterized protein LOC144112994 isoform X4; translated protein: MRLELQGLQTWRTSWAELSRSVVMQTRHSASPGQDSSHLSHCMESAPPGMGNHQGKPAGKNLHECTHCNRGFKQKADLVKHLSAYRHGNQCYEDRVYA
- the LOC144112994 gene encoding uncharacterized protein LOC144112994 isoform X2 codes for the protein MRLELQGLQTWRTSWAELSRSVVMQTRHSASPGQDSSHLSHCMESAPPGMGNHQGKPAGKNLHECTHCNRGFKQKADLVKHLSAYRFCGHADQTQCIFWPRFFPSQPLHGIYSWHE
- the LOC144112994 gene encoding uncharacterized protein LOC144112994 isoform X1, encoding MRLELQGLQTWRTSWAELSRSVVMQTRHSASPGQDSSHLSHCMESAPPGMGNHQGKPAGKNLHECTHCNRGFKQKADLVKHLSAYRPLLKSQCIHGSRGRNLQYRTGELSMTPLLRAHSLEDCMCSDLSALCIQSEWNQNGFHVIV
- the LOC144112994 gene encoding uncharacterized protein LOC144112994 isoform X3, which produces MANFLGRTQQVCGHANQTQCISWPRFFPSQPLHGICSSWHGPLLKSQCIHGSRGRNLQYRTGELSMTPLLRAHSLEDCMCSDLSALCIQSEWNQNGFHVIV